Part of the Plasmodium falciparum 3D7 genome assembly, chromosome: 10 genome, TTGGATTTTTGCAAAGATTTCACATACCTGTTTTTATGACGTGGTATATAACTATTATATAcctcaaaaaaatattgatagTTATTAATTTTGCAAATATCTTCATGAtcgatatatttaattatactaTTTAAAAGGAAATTGGATATGTAAGCACATCTATGATTAACcacaaaaaatgtaataaattcCATaagtttatttaaatataagaaataagaatgttcacttttttttttcattttttttaaaaacaaaacaaaattatCATCTTCCTTTgaattataatcattatcattactaTCATTGCTATCATTATTGTTTGTATGTTTAACTGATggatcatttttttcatcctttttattatccgCATTAgtacttttatttatttcggTCTCCTTCACATTTTGATCATCCATGGCTTCTTCAGATAAACCTTTTTTTTGCATATATGataattctttaaatatGTAACTTTCTAAGAAATCGgaattttcaaatatattataaaaattattattatccatattattataatctcCTGTGTTATTAACAATATTTTGATTTGcttcattaatattaatagatgTCTGAGTATCCATAGATGATTCTattaatgtattattatttagatTTTTCATTTGACTAAAATTCTGTTCTTTCttaattatatcattattatttatttgtttatccTTATTTATGAGCTGCTTAATACCATATTCATGttgatattttttcaatatatttaatattgagaaagtataataatttaaatagtTCTCTACAATagttttaaatttaaattttttatctaactttaaacaaattaataaagactcatttatttttttttcctttaacAAATTTTCTAAACagttttcataaaaaatgttctttcttttttcaaaaaCATGTTCtgtaattattttatcaCTAAtgtctttaaaaaatataagttcTCCATTTATTGAAGcagatataatattattatttttattttcatcttcATAACTTTGTagacaaaatattttatctttatgaTAATTTGTTGTTAGTAACTTTTCacaattctttatatttattatacttATATTACCATTACTATATCCATTTATCATACAACtatcatttaatattaatactcTAGTAATGTTGAAATCCAAACTTTGTATACTTTTCAAACATTCAAAATTGTTAAGACTCCATATTCGTACACATTCGTATGAGTTACTGTATAGGATATTATCATTCTTGGAAAAGTACACATTCTGAACAGATTTTTTATGACCTTCTAAAATATGAATGAGCTTTAAATTTTGTGTTTCAAAAATTTTTACAGTTTTGTCCTTACTGCATGTGGCAACAAgctacaaaaaaataataaaaaaaaatatatataatataatatatatatatatatcaatatatacatatattatattttaatttatattatttcttactTTACAATTGGGAGATATAGCGATGTCATTAATAAGAACCTTGTGAGGATATATTGTCAATGTACTTTGAATAGATTCCttattatcaaaaatatcttcaagtttcctttttttattatgacttttatttttctttaatttctcCTCATCGATTGTACATTTCCATAATCTCAAACTACTATCTTCACATACACTCACTAATGTTATGGATGGAAAATGCTTTATATTAACATCTATTGCATTAATTGGATATAAATTATCttttagtatatataaacaataataatttctcaaactccatataaatatatttttgtcatTCGAAGCACTAAATAATAGTagatttttttcatttaattttatacatGATACAATATCTTCATGACCTATTAATAACCTTTGacttattaaattatttttaaatcttaatattcttataatattatcaccTAATAAAattacacattttttttctttcttcttttcatcatttgatgtcttatataacatatcttcttcttcttcttcgtcATCTTCATCTGCATGCTTGTTATGTATAGAATATTTTTGATCACATGTTAGTTGTTCAGAATtagtattaaaaaatagGATTTCAAAAATTCCTTctaatttacatatataattttttaataatttaaagtATCTTATATCATAAATTAACAAAGAGCTATCTtctctaaatatatatagaaaatattttaataagaaaaatttacTTATATTACTTGGATTAATAGTATTTATAttctctttatatttatatattacatctCCTTTTATCggattataaaaaagaaggtTTCCATCATTATCATGAGTTAATATTAaccatttaatattttcatctgtaatgataaatttttttttttttttttttttttcatcattattttcattttgaaaaattatgGATGGTATAATGATAGCATGATTAATATCACTACTTAGGTAAAATTGTTTTATAGGATTAAATttcaataaattattatttttattaaatttgtttgatttattttttttttttttactcaAGTTATTGTTACTAATAAGATTATTCAtatcttcttcattatatgaattaaGAATATTCAAATCccaaatattcataattttatCATTCCCGATACTTATAAAAcctattaatttttcttcattcttCTCAtgtaacttttttttttcatcattataatgattatcattcttatcattattattattattattattattattattatctataataCCAATATCGCTATCATTATTACTTTCATCATTGCTAATATAATCATCCTCTTCATTAATCATAATACCATCTTTGTTAACTTCATTTTGTTGTGccttattttcatttttcccATTAGGGACCTCCAAAAAAAGAAGATCAATTATACCACCCATATGATCTTCACATGTTATTATCCTCtctctttttataatatcatatatatatatattttttgtaacaTCAGAACTTATAATGAAATTCTTATAAAACTTAAGATTTGTAATCCTAgtattatgtattttataagatattttcaatttataagtatttatattatatacatttattaaacCATTATTATATCCaacaattaattttttataatcatcatcatcgtaatctttataataaaaacatgaTACAACAATATTCTCTgatttccatattttttttttttccaaataAATCCAATTATAACTATAAGAATAAGCATTTCCATTACCTCCCCCTTCAATATCTTCTTttctttcatataaataaatatctctattattattatttactccttcaccattttttatatcatcatcatatgtATCATTCccttttatgttattattattatatactagTACATAAtgatgtatattattatcatctgttgataaaaatacattattatcgcaataataataatacctAATAGAactaaataatgatatacaacgtttatttaaatattttttctgaTAATTCTCTTTTATATCATCTATATCTACAGAAGATTCTAATATACACGTTGGGTATAAAATGTCATATAAACTTGAATACTtggaatttttttcttcatctatcttaaaagaatataagtTATCAtcacataaacataaaaacgCTTCGTATTCTTTGCAGAAATAAACACTCTTGTCTCCTTCGTAAAAGTCAAAAAATTTCATATCAATTTCTATATTGCTAATAATTGacatcttttaaaaatataaaaaggaatatataaaaatgtaaataaatatataaataaataaataaataaatatatatatatatatatatatagagctattcttattatttcatttcagAAACGAatcattttaaatatgttcataaatataatcaattatatattttaaaaaaaaatccttTTCTTTATAACTAAACGAATTTTAAAATcacacaaaataaaaatatcctaaacatattatatatatatatatatatatatatgttgtattataatattcgtCAATTATTTtagtaatatttattttcttttaatttatttttattatatatttatttttttatatgtggaGACCTTATAATCTATTACAAAtacaaaatttattttactaacaaaaaataaaataaatatatttattaattaataatatatataaatatattaatatatatatatatatatatatatatatatatatatttatttatttataattaatgattttataaataaaaaaaattaaaaacaagggatcccttaaaaaaaaaattaaatataataatagctaaaaatatatatatttaaataaataatatatattatatatatatataatatatatatgtaaaataagcCTACAACATTTTGcccatatataatttttttttaacctaATAAAACACAGTTATATTTCAAGAGCCTTTTATGaagttaatataaaaatacataaattcaatctttttaattatatatttaaaatttttttttttttttttttttttttattcatatattcttttattacattccttttttatgtattttttaaaaagatatttactttttattttattaaaaaagtttaaatattcatttatcaaaattttttttatcataattgGACGTGTTATtgcttctttttctttttttttttttgtaatatgtgaaatataatatagtttttataaatttataaaaaaggaaacttaattatttataatgggACCACTTGTATATATggaatatttgtatataaaatatataatttattaaaaaatgagaaGAAATacgtacatataataaaataattttttttttttttttttatataaacatttcttcctattttaaataaagaagtatatttaatattcaaATGGACAGATtttttgttatcattataaatattataaaaaatttacatagAATTTCCaagaatatttataattaaatatataaatatataaataaataaatatatatatatatatacatatatgtgtttatatatatgcatttttctttttcgttttatttgtatgtaatatatttataaagggaaataatatatattatataagatTTACAAAAAAAGTTTTCTCTTAAATACaatgaaaattaaaaacacaaatataacacattaatatttaatatattatgtaataatttatataataatatatatatatgttaactAAATGTCTATGACATACATCCATAAATTGTAACTTACATTGTCGTTGTcttgatatatttaaaagaaatttttttttgcaagTCTATAATggattatcatttttaaatagtcctatttttttccatacgataaaatagaaaaaccTACTTtgtatttatcatatatacaataactaaaaaatatataaaagaaaaggaaaaactGTGCAATAAAcgtttatttcattttctataaagttatatattcttatacaaaataatacgAAACcgtatatataacattaaatatatatatatatatatatatatatatattaatttatggATATAAATTATACTTTTTCTTAAAATACGAAACCCTTTAcaaaatcattatatatttaaatatcattaagaataaaaaaaacctttatttaaaaaaaaaaaataaaaaaataataggtaatatatataatatattataattcatatatataaggtattcattttttcatttctcaaaatgtttcttatatatttttatatataatgttttatttgCATGTGTCATAGTATATCAaataatactatatattttttaatatatataaatataattataacatttataattatatatatattttacaaggattttaaatgtaaatatgttAGATTCATTTTTGGGGcctttatctttttatatatatatgaaaactTAAATATACAGCTCTgtttacaaaaataaaaaatatgtaagttcaatatgaaaaatgaaaaaaaaacataaaaacaaaattttatatgattatataaaggaaaaaagggaaaatatatatgatattttttttttttttttttttttttttttctaaatatgaaatatgagCTTATAAAAAGTCCTTCATAAATtcattcataaatataaatatatatatattattatatatgcgttttcatatttttcctCTCATGGTTTAAAAGCATttgtaataaattttattctttGCTCTCAACAAAATATGAGTGCATtgttattacatatatataatatatatatatatttataacattaaCATTAATTTCCTATGTActtaatatattgtttttattttatattattttatcatataagaaaaatataatatttttcttttccttgcattttatatattatgaatatgttgagaaaaattatatcatttCTATTTATACCATACTTTTTAAGTATTATgcatataaaaacaatatacatatatacaattaaataaatatatatatatatatatatatatacctctttttttttctttcttcttttctttttaaaagaaaaatttgtATGAATAccctttatttattatatatatatatgaaaacaaggaaaagaaaaagctatactttttattcataatataatatataagtatacaCATTAAAAAAGTCAAAATAAGGATAacaatgtatataaatatatatatatatatatatatatatatatattttttattgtcataagtatatattactgttatatatgtaaaataagaaatagatgtacttataaataaatacaaatatatatatatatatatatatatatatatataaacttgttgtttatattttcctatatttttaaaaaaatatattatatatagatatcaTCTATATTTTAagatatgaaaaaagaaattttcatagaataaaatttataaacaattattttacagttatatttttattatctacaGAAGatatgtgtattattataaataatagaataatgtatttattatatatgagattacttaatttttttttttatacctaatatatataaatttttgttacactttttttttccttattatatgtatattaaatgtCTTTGGATTTTGTattaatgtacatatatatatatatatatataatataaatatatttcaatataatattatcaataaattttcatgttttattttttatttttcatatttcattctttttatttaatttattattcaatgttatatatatatatatatatatatataattatttaattatatatgtattaatttgccatttttcaaatttattttccattatataaattatacaatttatatgtatatatataatttttttttttcttttttttttacttaattttgaattttattaatttgtttaattttttttttttttttatttccgtTTTgtgtaaatatttaaatttaatcaAATTGTCTGTGTAATTCTTTTAGTTTTTACTAATAATGTGCACGTTAATttgaatgaataaaaatgggacaaaaaaaaaaaaaaaaaaaaaaaaaaaaaaaaaacgaatagaataaaatataatataatataataaaataaaataggacttgtttaatatatatatatatatttatatgtatatattttatgaaaacgtttatcatattaattacatatatatatttacatatgcacgtatatgttataagtattataatttttttttttgttatgttCATTGGAAAACAAGTACAgtttaaatttttcttttcttttattttttttcattttgccGTGccatttcatatatatacataagaGAAACAAAATAAGTGTAgcaattttaaatatataatttatatattcctacTTCCATTTTTGTGTTGTTGTAAAActcttttaattaaattttgaaTGATTTTAAgaatttaaaagataattatgatatatataaatatatatgtatactgAAAAATGTAATGctcacacatatatatatatatatatatatatattatattcttatatgtGTGAAGGTACtttcttttatatgatataatatcattCATTAGTACTAgacattcatttttttgttatacatatatacataaatatatatatatatatatcaatatatgtgtgtatattattatgtttatatgtttacatatatgaatgtctttctaatatttttatcttcccACAGCCGTCTTATAACacaatatttgtataaaaaatatttatattaatggaTTTTATTATCTGTTGTatgagtatatatatatatatatatatatacaaataaaatatacgcATAAGACAATCTATTGTTAAAATAGAAATTAACTGGGGaaacaaaaaagaagaacAACAACAAAGAATTGaaggaataaataataaataatattgaatagtatattaaatatattatataaaatataataataaaaaatgaacaacGAAAATACAATGAACAATGACGATAATACAAGCCTTTATCATAATTTAAGGAAAATAAGAAAACCACGTAGTTACGATTTTGAATATGTTGATGATAAGACAAAAAAAGGTAGAGGTAGgaagaaaagaagaaaaaggaGAAGGTCATCTATGGGTGACATAAATAGTATAAATGGAAATGTGAATGATACAAATAAAgaggaaaatatattaataaaaatagaacGTACCGATAGTAATATACCTGATTCCAATGAAAatgtagaaaataaaatagaaataaaaacagAATGtgatataaacaaaaattgtTATGTGAGTGAAAAAACTGTGAGTACTCCGAATTTACCTATTAGACGTTATAAAACAAAGAAATTTAATTTAGAAAAGAGTATGAATTTGTTTAATACTAATATTCctttaagaaataataatataaaaatcgATAGAATTtgtgaatatttaaattatactaCCAATACAATGTGGAGATATATGGGTTCTACTGCGAAATTTAGATTAGTAGAAGATCaacaagaaaaatatttatttttaaagaatatgaaaaagaatataatttttgaaataataaaaattgcaATGTTTGCTTTGTTGAAAGTTAATTTGAatgataataacatatataccTTAAATCCAGaggagaagaaaaaaaatgaattcatATCAAAGGATATGAattcaataaaatatactaaGAGAGAagaatataacaataataatcataataataatagtaataaaattaatgataatcaaaataatgataaaactAAAggtgatgataattataatactactaataataatactaattATCACGTAAactttcataataataaatctaaTAGAAATAACTATTACGCTTACTATTTTTATAGTAAGAAACCAAATAAcatagaaaataatgaagaaagtAATTGTGATAATAACAGCGTTAATAAAGAAAACAGCAATGGTGTTAAAGATGCCTCAAAAGAAGATGAAACTATTTCTGATATCAAACAAAATTGTAATGTTTCTCTTAAATCTAATGAGACGAACGAAAATCATACGAACAATTATAACTCAATGATTACCATAAAAATATCACCTGCTtgtgaaaatgaaaatatatcatatccttattcacattatgataattctaaaattaatataagtaGAAGATTAGAAGAAAaggatgatatattaaatcaaGGAGTAACCGTTCCCGAAATTTTAGATTTTGTTAAAGAGAAATATgagaaatattatgaaaatgtaaaacaatatatagtaaccactttaaatatatattgtgcattgaatatttttaaactTATAAGAAGAGGAAGATATACTATttgtaaatatgaaaattttgatattttcaaaatgaaatattttaaaaagtattataaattcttttattCCTTAAAAGGAGAAGAAGAAATTTTAATGAATGTcaaaaattatttgaaatcattttattatgatagaaataaaaaaaaaaaaagaagaagaagaagtaGTACTGGTATATTTGGTACAAAGAAAAGGCTTTTAGGTGACAAACGGGGTAGTACGTATTGTTTAAAAGAAATGGATGCTTTAACAGGTACGAAAAATACaataagaagaagaagatccTCTACTAAGAAACTAGGAAGGAAAGGATTGAGTGCTgtgaaaaaagaagaagttACAAACAATCTTGCAGTATATAGTTacacaaataataatggCAATGTTGTTGATAGTAATACTATTGGTGATAGTAGTAATATTATAGATACTAATAATATCATGAACAGTAGTAATATCATGAACAGTAGTAATATTATGGATAGtagtaatattatgaatagcAGTAATATTATGGACAGTAGTAATATTATGGACAGTAGTAATATTATGGACAGTAGTAATATTATGGATAGTAGTAATATTATGGATAGtagtaatattatgaatagcAGTAATATTATGGACAGTAGTAATATAATTGACAGTAGTAATATAATGGAAAGTAATAATATGGtcgatagtaataataatatggattgTAGTAACAAggataataacaaaattgatacccattttaatattaatatacagAACGATGATcctaatacaaataataatataaacaatgtaATAAAATGCGAAAGCtcaattaataataatgtaatcCAATCAACAACAGaacttaataataataacggTTTAAATGATGTAAAGAATAATACTCCATCatatagtaatataaaagaagatgTAGAAagtaatttaataaataaggaAGAGAATAAatctaatattttaaataatgaattgCTAAATACAAcgaataatgatataaataaacatgaagaagaaaaagatgaaGAACATGCTATTTTAAATTGTAATATTGTTAATAACAATTTATTAGACTTATCAAATGAACGTATAAAAAACGTTTGCATAGATTTAAgcaaaattaatataaaatgtattaagGTGGTTTATGGAATGAAACATTTCTTTTGTTCCTATGATACACAAGAAATAAGTGACCCATATtttgaaattataaaagtccaaaaaaaatatgatattttaagaagaaaaagtatagaaaaaatgaatttgaGAGGTGCCAATAATCCATATCCATCATCTAGGagattattaaatattgcaaataataataatgataataatactGTAAAGGGGAAAAACAATTTTTTGTTAAGAGCCAGTGTTATTAGTAGTAAAGATGatccaaaaaaaagaaattcacAATATGGTAAAcaaagaaaacaaaatgaagaagatgacTATGCTATGAaacatgaaaaatataattatgttaattttaatttaagttataaaacattaagaaaaaaaatgatatgctTAAGGCACTATGCAAATGCAAATACAAATACAAATGCAAATACAAATgcaaatacaaatataaatataaatacaagtacaaatacaaatataaatgtatataaaaaagaagaaaataaaacaataaaagtaaaaactgaaataaaaattaaagataAATGCCTAACACCAACAAATGAAAGTTTAATACAAACATCATCCATTAATTCaaatttttcaaatattataAGTGTTGATGGATTTTCATCTATAAATTTAGAAAGTCATTGTTCTCAGAAAAGTGCCTGACAAAAAATTATTGGTCTGAAAGTCAatgaaacaaaatatataaatatgtacctTAAAAAATGTgtgcaaaaatatatatatatatatttatttatttatatatttatataattaaatattaaattattaatatgtaaatatttaaaaggaCACAAATAAAACGAAAGGACcatattttgttattgtttaattatatataaaaagtgcAAAACGATAATTCATCATATCCAACAAGGAATAAAGTTAAAAtggaaaatgaaataaaagaccaatatatataatatataagtttTTAGATATTTgttcctatatatatatatatatatatatatatatatatatatatatatatatgtatatttattttattttattttttatgtattaacataatatttatatctttgtattcatatatttatgtatattttattttgtctttaataaaaatcttaattttttcaagttaaaatatttaatatttttcaatttatatgtaattattcattttattttttttttattatttatatattatgcttTAAATGAGCTTATAAAAATCAATCATCTAATATAAATGCTGTGCattatctttttattatttatacagacatatatatatatatttttgaattataattttatctacattttttaatttaatttttttgtaccaaatatttttttttaataaaaaaaacatttcatttctttaatatatatttaatttagtTTTAATCTTCTATTTATAAcgtattatatgtatatttattaataaccACACtattaatttatcatttaataatattatataagtatatctatatatatatatatatatattaattttttttttttaatttttgtctttttcatttcttatatacagataattatatattacgttttatttttaataaaaaaaataaataaataaataaatgaaatatttatataatttttgttaatttttaaataaaaaagaatatgaagAAACCTAATGTTTGTTAATATGTGATTGAAaatttgtaaattttttaaaaaataaaggtataatagttatatatatatatatatatatatatatatatatatttgaaataaaaaaagggaCAAATTTGATAAGATAAATGTGGGGAAAGGTTGTAGGAACAAATACAAAcctttctttaaaaaaaaaaaaaaaaaattaataaataaataaacaaaagagaaaaaaaaaaaaaaaaaaatgaattaatatatgaacaCAAAAATATAGATTACTATGATTGTTCTACATGTTTGTGatcataatttaattttctacacctttatataataacaataatataaataatatttaaaaaaataaaaaataaaacatggATACATTTTCGTatgtattttaattattacatatatatatatatatatatatatatatatttatatatttatctttatgctgcttttattttgtttttataaaacatgggtacgaaataataattcacacaaatatatacaagtaccaaaaatataacaacaaATAAAAGATGTACATAATGGAAA contains:
- a CDS encoding U3 small nucleolar RNA-associated protein 13, putative, which codes for MSIISNIEIDMKFFDFYEGDKSVYFCKEYEAFLCLCDDNLYSFKIDEEKNSKYSSLYDILYPTCILESSVDIDDIKENYQKKYLNKRCISLFSSIRYYYYCDNNVFLSTDDNNIHHYVLVYNNNNIKGNDTYDDDIKNGEGVNNNNRDIYLYERKEDIEGGGNGNAYSYSYNWIYLEKKKIWKSENIVVSCFYYKDYDDDDYKKLIVGYNNGLINVYNINTYKLKISYKIHNTRITNLKFYKNFIISSDVTKNIYIYDIIKRERIITCEDHMGGIIDLLFLEVPNGKNENKAQQNEVNKDGIMINEEDDYISNDESNNDSDIGIIDNNNNNNNNNNDKNDNHYNDEKKKLHEKNEEKLIGFISIGNDKIMNIWDLNILNSYNEEDMNNLISNNNLSKKKKNKSNKFNKNNNLLKFNPIKQFYLSSDINHAIIIPSIIFQNENNDEKKKKKKKFIITDENIKWLILTHDNDGNLLFYNPIKGDVIYKYKENINTINPSNISKFFLLKYFLYIFREDSSLLIYDIRYFKLLKNYICKLEGIFEILFFNTNSEQLTCDQKYSIHNKHADEDDEEEEEDMLYKTSNDEKKKEKKCVILLGDNIIRILRFKNNLISQRLLIGHEDIVSCIKLNEKNLLLFSASNDKNIFIWSLRNYYCLYILKDNLYPINAIDVNIKHFPSITLVSVCEDSSLRLWKCTIDEEKLKKNKSHNKKRKLEDIFDNKESIQSTLTIYPHKVLINDIAISPNCKLVATCSKDKTVKIFETQNLKLIHILEGHKKSVQNVYFSKNDNILYSNSYECVRIWSLNNFECLKSIQSLDFNITRVLILNDSCMINGYSNGNISIINIKNCEKLLTTNYHKDKIFCLQSYEDENKNNNIISASINGELIFFKDISDKIITEHVFEKRKNIFYENCLENLLKEKKINESLLICLKLDKKFKFKTIVENYLNYYTFSILNILKKYQHEYGIKQLINKDKQINNNDIIKKEQNFSQMKNLNNNTLIESSMDTQTSININEANQNIVNNTGDYNNMDNNNFYNIFENSDFLESYIFKELSYMQKKGLSEEAMDDQNVKETEINKSTNADNKKDEKNDPSVKHTNNNDSNDSNDNDYNSKEDDNFVLFLKKMKKKSEHSYFLYLNKLMEFITFFVVNHRCAYISNFLLNSIIKYIDHEDICKINNYQYFFEVYNSYIPRHKNRYVKSLQKSKCFELININYYKGDIKMMS